The following are encoded in a window of Torulaspora globosa chromosome 4, complete sequence genomic DNA:
- the KRE33 gene encoding ribosome biosynthesis protein KRE33 (ancestral locus Anc_2.136) — protein MVKKAIDSRVPALIRNGAQTKQRSFFIIIGDRARNQLPNLHYLMMSADLKMNKSVLWAYKKKLLGFTSHRKKREAKIKKEIKRGTREANDQDPFESFISNQNIRYVYYKETEKILGNTYGMCILQDFEALTPNLLARTVETVEGGGIVVILLKSMSSLKQLYTMTMDVHSRYRTEAHNDVVARFNERFILSLGSNENCLVVDDELNVLPVSGAKNVVALPPKEEDDVNPKTVELNTLKESLEDVQPAGSLVALAKTVNQAHAVLSFIDVISEKTLDTTVALTAGRGRGKSAALGIAIAAAVSHGYSNIFVTSPSPENLRTLFEFIFRGFDALGYQEHIDYDIIQSTNPDFNKAIVRVDIKRDHRQTIQYIIPQDHHVLGQAELVVIDEAAAIPLQIVKDLLGPYLIFMASTINGYEGTGRSLSLKLIQQLRTQANSTGREVSQTEVVSRDSSQKNTTRSAGRQLREILLDEPIRYAPGDPVEKWLNKLLCLDVTLIKNSRFAARGTPHPSQCNLFIVNRDTLFSYHPVSESFLEKMMALYVASHYKNSPNDLQLMSDAPAHQLFVLLPPIDPKDGGRVPDPLCVIQVALEGEISKENVRNSLARGHRAGGDLIPWLVSQQFQDEEFAGMSGARIVRIATNPEYSSMGYGSRAIQLLRDYYEGKFTDMSEDVKSRDFSIKRVSDRELEKSNLLKDEIKLRDAKSLPPLLLKLSEQPPTFLHYLGVSYGLTQSLLKFWRNNRFVPVYLRQTANDLTGEHSCVMLNVLEGRDSNWLAEFAQDFHKRFLSLLSYDFRKFTSVHALSVIESAKKAQELSATDFSTKELTKEQLDDLFSPFDLKRLDGYANNLLDYHVIVDMLPCLASLFFAGKMGSSVSLSSVQSAILLAIGLQHKDIDNISKELNIPANQAIAMFAKIMRKISVYFRQLQRDSIAETMPATKDDQVAEMDGEEIKSYDAAKTLDQMDQDLEEAGSEAIDAMREKQKEMINSLNLDKYAIDENSEGWKDSRKSLEKAAKSNGVVSVKTGKKRKTESAENIYNEEMKSVKKGKSSKKHR, from the coding sequence ATGGTCAAGAAGGCTATTGACTCGAGAGTACCCGCTTTGATAAGAAATGGGGCTCAAACCAAGCAGAGATCGTTTTTTATTATCATCGGTGACAGGGCTCGCAATCAGTTGCCTAACTTGCATTATCTGATGATGAGCGCTGATCTTAAGATGAACAAATCCGTCCTTTGGGCgtacaagaagaagcttttggGGTTCACGTCTCACCGAAAGAAACGAGAAGCCAAGATAAAGAAAGAGATTAAGAGAGGAACCAGAGAGGCAAATGATCAGGATCCATTCGAAAGCTTTATCTCGAATCAAAATATTAGATATGTCTACTACAAGGAGACAGAGAAGATTTTGGGTAACACCTACGGTATGTGTATTCTGCAAGATTTCGAAGCGCTGACGCCTAATTTGTTGGCACGGACTGTGGAAACCGTGGAAGGGGGTGGTATTGTAGTCATTTTACTCAAATCAATGTCATCATTGAAACAACTATACACTATGACCATGGATGTTCACTCGAGATACCGTACTGAGGCCCACAACGACGTCGTTGCACGATTTAATGAGAGGTTTATACTTTCACTAGGCTCTAATGAAAACTGTCTTGTGGTTGACGATGAGCTGAACGTACTACCTGTATCCGGTGCGAAGAATGTCGTGGCTTTGCCACCtaaggaggaagatgatgtCAATCCAAAGACAGTTGAGCTGAATACGTTGAAGGAATCTTTGGAAGATGTACAACCAGCCGGATCGTTGGTCGCCCTGGCGAAGACGGTGAATCAAGCTCACGCCGTTTTATCTTTCATTGATGTTATTTCTGAAAAAACTCTGGACACCACGGTTGCGCTGACCGCTGGGAGAGGTAGAGGTAAATCAGCAGCGCTTGGAATTGCTATAGCGGCTGCTGTTTCTCACGGTTATTCTAACATTTTCGTAACATCTCCTTCGCCAGAGAACTTAAGGACACTATTTGAATTCATATTCAGGGGCTTTGACGCTCTTGGGTATCAAGAGCATATCGATTACGATATAATTCAATCCACCAACCCAGATTTCAATAAAGCCATCGTTAGGGTCGACATCAAGAGAGATCACAGACAAACAATCCAATATATCATACCACAAGATCACCACGTACTGGGTCAGGCAGAACTGGTTGTCATTGATGAGGCTGCAGcaattcctcttcaaatcgtTAAAGACCTGCTAGGTCCATATTTGATTTTCATGGCATCAACAATTAACGGTTATGAGGGTACTGGTAGATCATTGTCGCTGAAATTGATACAACAGCTACGTACTCAGGCTAACTCAACCGGTCGTGAGGTGTCTCAAACTGAGGTGGTTTCAAGAGACAGCTCACAAAAAAATACCACACGTAGTGCTGGGCGCCAGTTACGGGAAATCCTATTGGATGAGCCTATTCGTTATGCTCCAGGTGACCCAGTGGAGAAATGGCTAAATAAGCTTCTATGTCTGGATGTCACTCTCATAAAGAACTCAAGGTTCGCCGCCAGGGGTACTCCACACCCTTCGCAATGCAACTTGTTCATTGTGAATAGAGATACATTGTTCTCTTATCATCCAGTCTCAGAATCTTTCCTCGAGAAAATGATGGCTCTATATGTGGCCTCGCATTATAAGAACTCTCCTAACGATCTACAGCTAATGAGTGATGCACCAGCACATCAACTCTTTGTGCTATTGCCGCCAATCGACCCGAAGGATGGCGGTAGAGTTCCCGACCCTCTTTGTGTCATTCAAGTCGCCCTGGAGGGGGAGATATCCAAAGAGAATGTTAGAAACTCTCTTGCGCGTGGACACAGGGCAGGAGGGGATCTAATTCCTTGGTTGGTCTCTCAACAGTTCCAGGATGAGGAGTTTGCTGGAATGAGTGGTGCACGTATTGTTAGAATTGCTACAAACCCCGAATACTCCTCGATGGGGTACGGATCTCGCGCTATCCAGCTCTTGAGAGACTACTACGAAGGTAAATTCACCGACATGTCAGAGGACGTAAAGTCTAGGGATTTCTCGATCAAGAGGGTAAGCGATCGAGAATTAGAGAAGTCTAACCTATTGAAAGACGAAATCAAACTAAGGGACGCTAAAAGCTTGCCACCATTACTTTTGAAACTGTCTGAACAACCACCAACTTTTCTGCATTACCTGGGTGTCTCATATGGTTTAACACAGTCGCTGCTCAAGTTTTGGAGAAACAATAGGTTCGTGCCAGTTTACCTGCGTCAGACTGCAAACGATCTAACAGGTGAACATAGTTGTGTTATGCTTAATGTACTGGAAGGGAGAGATTCTAACTGGCTGGCGGAATTTGCGCAGGATTTCCACAAAAGGTTTTTGTCGCTACTTTCGTATGACTTTCGCAAGTTTACGTCTGTACATGCTTTGAGCGTCATCGAAAGCGCAaagaaagctcaagaaTTATCCGCGACCGATTTTTCCACGAAGGAACTCACGAAAGAACAGCTGGATGACTTATTTTCACCTTTCGACCTGAAGAGACTCGATGGCTACGCCAATAATCTCCTAGATTACCATGTTATCGTTGATATGCTTCCATGTCTTGCCTCGTTATTTTTTGCAGGCAAAATGGGCTCGTCTGTGAGCCTATCCAGCGTTCAAAGCGCTATCTTATTAGCAATCGGTTTGCAACACAAGGACATCGACAATATAAGCAAAGAACTGAATATTCCTGCTAATCAGGCAATCGCAATGTTTGCCAAGATCATGAGAAAAATATCAGTATACTTCCGCCAGCTGCAGAGAGATTCCATTGCTGAAACAATGCCTGCCACCAAGGACGATCAGGTGGCTGAAATGGACGGGGAAGAAATAAAGTCCTACGATGCTGCCAAGACGTTGGATCAGATGGATCAGGAcctcgaagaagctggctCCGAAGCTATAGATGCCATGAGAGAGAAACAAAAAGAAATGATAAATTCCCTAAATCTGGATAAGTATGCCATCGATGAGAACAGTGAGGGATGGAAGGATTCACGCAAGAGTTTAGAAAAAGCTGCGAAATCGAACGGCGTTGTCAGCGTCAAGACAGggaaaaagagaaagacaGAGAGTGCTGAGAACATCTACAACGAAGAGATGAAATCTGTCAAGAAAGGGAAAAGTTCTAAGAAGCACAGGTAA
- the TOM22 gene encoding Tom22p (ancestral locus Anc_2.137), with the protein MVELTEIIEESNTFEDPQLQPVDDVVGDDLKGADLSDDEYDSEFEDDYDENETFVERLVALKDIIPPKNRQSIAKLFNATTVFMRKAFSRTGSLTWAITTSALLLGVPLSLSILGEQQLIEMEKNFDLQKDANDLLSQGDSAAVPASV; encoded by the coding sequence ATGGTCGAACTAACCgaaatcattgaagaaagtaACACATTCGAAGACCCTCAATTGCAGCCAGTGGATGATGTTGTTGGCGACGATTTGAAAGGTGCCGATTTGTCTGATGATGAATACGACAGCGAATTCGAAGATGATTATGATGAAAACGAGACTTTTGTTGAGAGACTTGTGGCTTTAAAAGATATCATTCCACCAAAAAATAGACAATCAATCGCTAAACTTTTCAATGCGACCACCGTGTTCATGAGAAAGGCTTTTTCTAGGACCGGGTCGTTGACTTGGGCTATCACCACGTCTGCTTTACTACTTGGTGTGCCTTTGTCTTTGTCTATATTAGGCGAGCAGCAATTGATTGAAATGGAGAAGAATTTTGACCTACAAAAGGATGCTAATGATCTGTTATCGCAAGGTGATAGTGCAGCTGTTCCAGCCAGCGTCTGA
- the CPT1 gene encoding diacylglycerol cholinephosphotransferase (ancestral locus Anc_2.138) gives MAPNVVTLSGFCFIIINVITTLYYDPTLTEESPRWTYFSYALGLFLYQTFDACDGMHARRTGQSGPLGELFDHCIDSLNTTLSLFPFCSASGIGYSYLFIFSQFAVLCNFYLSTWEEYHTHMLFLSEFSGPVEGILLICSTFILAGIFGPQKVWHTELATFNFGTYTFKFETLDLMIGFSALGLLFNIISARRNVLQYYKKENGVDCSQKQWKAMIGLAPFFFYYATVFLAILIEPKFMSFPFIVSIGLTMAFVVGRIIIAHLTKQKFPVDNPPMAIPFFQIIFHSIATRFLGYNNDAVVTALVWLGFGLSVGIHLMFVNDIIYDFTAYLDIYALSIKHPKVA, from the coding sequence ATGGCTCCAAATGTAGTTACTTTATCTGGTttttgcttcatcatcattaaTGTGATTACTACTCTGTATTATGACCCTACTTTGACAGAGGAATCTCCACGTTGGACATATTTCTCTTACGCTTTAGGCTTATTCCTGTACCAGACGTTTGATGCGTGCGATGGTATGCACGCGCGCAGAACTGGTCAATCGGGGCCTTTAGGGGAACTTTTTGATCACTGTATCGATTCTCTCAACACCACGCTCTCCTTATTCCCATTTTGCTCGGCTAGTGGTATTGGTTACTCGTATTTGTTCATTTTCAGTCAATTTGCAGTCCTATGCAATTTTTACTTGAGCACTTGGGAGGAATATCACACTCATATGCTGTTTCTGAGTGAGTTCTCTGGTCCCGTCGAAGGAATCTTGCTCATTTGTTCGACTTTCATCTTAGCTGGCATCTTTGGGCCACAAAAGGTGTGGCACACGGAACTGGCGACTTTTAACTTTGGCACCTACACTTTCAAGTTTGAGACACTCGATCTAATGATTGGATTCTCTGCATTAGGTTTATTGTTCAACATCATTTCCGCGAGACGAAACGTCCTGCAGTACTATAAAAAGGAGAACGGCGTTGACTGCAGCCAAAAGCAGTGGAAGGCAATGATCGGGCTCGCACCATTCTTCTTTTACTATGCCACTGTTTTCCTGGCGATCCTAATCGAGCCTAAGTTTATGAGCTTTCCCTTTATCGTGTCTATAGGTCTCACGATGGCCTTCGTTGTTGGTCGTATCATTATCGCTCATTTGACGAAGCAGAAGTTCCCGGTTGATAATCCTCCAATGGCCATACCATTCTTCCAGATTATCTTCCACAGCATTGCTACCCGTTTCCTGGGTTACAATAACGACGCTGTTGTGACCGCTTTGGTTTGGCTTGGATTTGGACTTTCAGTTGGCATCCACTTGATGTTTGTCAACGATATCATTTACGACTTCACTGCATACTTGGACATCTACGCTTTGTCCATCAAACATCCCAAAGTCGCTTGA
- the CIA2 gene encoding iron-sulfur cluster assembly protein CIA2 (ancestral locus Anc_2.139), whose product MSEFINENPTVVQKNELPRRKEDDVELCFSGKGSDEAALQRRKALLKIDHCPQSQVLQESELLDRLLSKFTSPESEWDDSETATEESDEPADIIDAQEIYDLIAYISDPEHPLSLGQLSVVNLEDIEVRDSGNKDEMAEVIVYITPTITHCSLATLIGLGIRVRLDRALPQRFRVTILLKAGSHQSENQVNKQLNDKERVAAACENEQLLSVVSKMLSTCQ is encoded by the coding sequence ATGTCAGAATTCATAAATGAGAATCCAACTGTTGTGCAAAAGAACGAGCTTCCTAGGAGGAAGGAGGACGACGTAGAGCTTTGCTTTTCCGGCAAGGGCAGCGATGAAGCTGCGCTCCAAAGGAGGAAAGCTCTACTGAAAATTGACCATTGCCCCCAGTCGCAGGTTCTGCAAGAGTCTGAACTGTTAGACAGACTTCTTTCCAAGTTTACCTCCCCGGAATCCGAATGGGACGACAGTGAGACGGCGACAGAGGAGTCCGACGAGCCTGCAGATATCATCGATGCGCAAGAAATTTACGATCTAATCGCCTATATATCTGATCCCGAACATCCACTCTCATTGGGCCAGCTCTCTGTGGTCAATTTGGAGGACATCGAAGTTCGTGATTCGGGCAAcaaagatgagatggcCGAAGTGATAGTATACATCACTCCTACGATCACACATTGCTCCCTGGCTACCCTTATTGGACTGGGAATCAGAGTAAGACTCGACAGAGCTCTGCCGCAACGGTTCAGAGTGACTATACTGCTGAAGGCGGGCAGTCACCAAAGCGAGAACCAAGTGAACAAGCAGTTAAACGACAAGGAAAGAGTCGCTGCTGCTTGTGAGAATGAACAGCTTTTAAGTGTAGTCTCCAAGATGCTGAGTACTTGTCAGTAA
- the NRK1 gene encoding ribosylnicotinamide kinase (ancestral locus Anc_2.140), with amino-acid sequence MTRNGVVLIAISGCSSSGKTTIAKFLTQLFPQSILLHEDDFYKHDEDVPLDPKYGIRNWDSPEALDMKSFEKELDFIKQTGQISKELIHNDNVDNIGKFDIEQDFLASLKKQCASLAPASKIVIVDGFMIYHNSVITSKFDVKILIRAPYEVLKKRRAARPGYQTLDSYWVDPPYYFDEFVYKAYREAHAQLFINNDVEGKIDRSKADGIIDFFNDDEVSIESALKWTSQRIIDFLSGSSYA; translated from the exons ATGACTAGAAATGGGGTAGTCTTAATTGCCATTAGTGGCTGCTCGTCAAGTGGAAAAACC ACGATTGCAAAATTTCTGACCCAATTGTTTCCTCAGAGTATCCTCCTACATGAGGACGACTTCTACAAacatgatgaagatgtgcCCTTGGACCCTAAGTACGGAATCAGAAATTGGGACTCCCCAGAGGCTCTAGATATGAAGTCAtttgagaaagaactgGACTTCATTAAGCAGACGGGCCAAATTTCGAAAGAACTTATCCATAATGACAACGTCGATAATATAGGGAAATTCGATATCGAACAGGATTTCTTAGCAAGCCTGAAGAAACAATGCGCTTCCCTTGCTCCAGCTTCGAAAATAGTCATAGTCGATGGCTTCATGATATACCACAATTCAGTGATAACATCTAAATTCGACGTCAAAATTCTGATCCGAGCTCCCTACGAAGTTTTAAAAAAGAGAAGAGCCGCTAGACCAGGCTACCAAACACTTGATTCTTATTGGGTGGATCCGCCTTACtactttgatgaattcGTATACAAGGCATACCGCGAGGCACACGCTCAattgttcatcaacaaTGATGTAGAGGGGAAGATAGACAGATCCAAGGCAGATGGGATTATagacttcttcaacgacGATGAGGTGTCTATAGAATCTGCCTTGAAATGGACGTCACAGAGAATTATAGATTTTCTAAGCGGGTCTAGCTACGCTTAG
- the TEP1 gene encoding putative phosphatidylinositol-3,4,5-trisphosphate 3-phosphatase (ancestral locus Anc_2.141) has translation MTKKISKVIPRNILRVIYASPLKGHKHETDFTLDLSYVTERIIVCSYPVLKFPKLMYRNNLEELITFLNMHHGVSNWKIFNFKAEVGRSDYADEEVAEIASKFYQGDSARLVTDLSDEQPEQLVCRHGWMDHCPPPFLLLQRIVDEMHQHLSRSQSAVAVLHCRVGKGRSGTIAIAYLMKYLECPLPEARDIFMHNRFKRGITRGVVISSQLRYLRYHELFLSYDFDLRNNFLRDCANARFKLKSIHLEQPSGIIISNYCVAYIKIQKYNDDRDGLVDLASLETDDDLLGQPMGKGLTMCLPLDTDANDIRLEFGITSKTSHMVSSLTSLASRSHCWFNLYWETFKCSNYNGDMAYLSLDELRNYQNDDRAFHLQLKWNELDGAMGTANRGLKLFESLIIKWSLA, from the coding sequence ATGACCAAAAAAATTTCCAAGGTAATTCCACGCAACATTCTCAGAGTTATCTATGCGAGTCCACTCAAAGGGCATAAACATGAAACAGACTTCACATTAGATCTTTCATACGTGACAGAGAGGATTATTGTATGCTCCTACCCGGTTTTGAAATTTCCGAAATTGATGTACAGAAACAACTTGGAGGAACTGATTACGTTTCTCAATATGCATCATGGTGtaagcaattggaaaattttcaatttcaaagctgaagTGGGCCGTTCAGACtatgcagatgaagaggtggCCGAGATAGCTAGTAAATTTTATCAGGGAGACTCAGCTAGGCTCGTCACTGATCTTAGTGACGAGCAGCCGGAGCAGCTTGTTTGCAGACATGGCTGGATGGATCACTGCCCACCGCCGTTTCTACTCCTTCAGAGGATTGTGGATGAGATGCACCAGCACTTGTCTCGCTCCCAATCTGCCGTGGCAGTACTGCATTGCAGAGTAGGGAAGGGTCGTTCTGGAACGATTGCCATTGCTTATCTCATGAAGTACCTAGAGTGTCCGCTGCCGGAGGCACGAGATATATTCATGCATAACAGGTTCAAACGGGGAATTACTCGCGGGGTGGTTATTTCGTCGCAGTTGCGCTATCTGAGGTACCAcgagctctttctctcCTACGATTTTGACCTAAGGAATAACTTTCTGCGTGACTGCGCAAACGCTCGGTTTAAATTGAAATCTATACATTTGGAGCAGCCCTCAGGTATCATCATTTCTAACTATTGCGTTGCGTACATAAAGATTCAGAAATATAATGATGACAGAGACGGCCTGGTGGATCTGGCGAGCCTGGAGACCGATGATGACCTGCTTGGCCAGCCGATGGGAAAGGGACTCACCATGTGCCTACCATTAGACACGGATGCCAACGACATCCGTTTAGAATTCGGTATCACCTCAAAGACATCCCACATGGTGAGCAGTCTCACCTCTTTAGCGTCGCGGTCTCATTGCTGGTTCAATCTCTATTGGGAGACGTTCAAGTGCAGCAATTATAATGGCGACATGGCGTATCTCTCTTTAGATGAGCTGCGTAACTATCAGAACGACGATCGCGcctttcatcttcaattgaAATGGAACGAGCTTGACGGCGCCATGGGCACCGCCAACCGCGGATTAAAActttttgaatctttgATTATTAAGTGGTCTTTGGCTTAA
- the LSM12 gene encoding Lsm12p (ancestral locus Anc_2.142) → MSVSLENILGFKVRVINVLDEVTEGKVYSFNSSNSTLTLQTNKKNQQPSFKIIKCSFIKSLEVSGEKPASNVFKRQHIKPTYIDVQRIDEALKKKIAQKEKTNVLIGKGVSEEGQFFFDLLYKTVSDTRWVDKAIVVLDDVQVLPPYKVENIRSHSGTNSQSAALVQKIIERGWEKLENASETNGRKGG, encoded by the coding sequence ATGAGTGTCAGTTTAGAGAACATTCTTGGATTCAAAGTTAGAGTGATCAATGTTTTAGACGAGGTAACCGAAGGTAAGGTTTACTCtttcaattcatcaaacAGTACTCTGACGCTTCAAACAAACAAAAAGAACCAGCAGCCTTCATTCAAGATAATAAAATGCAGTTTCATCAAGAGTCTTGAGGTCAGCGGGGAGAAGCCCGCGTCAAATGTGTTCAAGAGGCAACATATCAAACCAACATACATTGATGTGCAGAGAATCGAcgaagcattgaagaagaaaattgCCCAGAAGGAGAAGACGAATGTCTTGATTGGCAAGGGCGTCAGTGAGGAAGGGCAATTCTTTTTTGATCTACTTTATAAGACAGTTTCTGACACGAGATGGGTGGACAAGGCCATTGTTGTGCTGGACGATGTGCAAGTGCTGCCACCGTACAAGGTAGAGAATATCAGATCACACAGTGGCACCAATAGTCAGTCTGCTGCTTTGGTGCAAAAAATCATAGAGAGAGGTTGggagaagctggagaatGCCAGCGAGACCAACGGCCGAAAAGGCGGATAA